The Leptolyngbya sp. FACHB-261 genome segment GGATCGCTCAGGACTTCCGCCAGCAATACACAGTGGTTCATCGGGTAACGTCCTCTCCCAAGCAAGTCACCATCAGTTTAGCTATGAGTCTCAGCTACAGATCGAGTCAGTCAATCTCTCGGCTCCACCTAACTGGAGTGAGTGAGTAGCTGAGTAGTACACATGATCTATTTTAGCTATTTGGAACTGGAATCGGCGAGATCAGAAACTCACAGCTGACATCTACAAGAAAATGTCCTGCCAGGGCAGTGCGGCCCAGAATCATCCGATGGCTCATAGCACTGCGATCACTGAGGGTGAGGGGCATGACAATACATTCTCCGCCCAGACAGAGGAGCGTTTCGATCACGCGGCGCTTCTGCCGAACCCCACCTGTATTTTTGACCCAAGTGTAGCGGCTCACCCAGGCCCGAGCGATTAGCGTAGGGGCATCATGGCTGGCTAGGGGCACAGTGAGCTCAATGTATTCACGGCCTCCGACATCGTGGTCGAGTACGGTTACGGCGGAGACATGGAGCGATGAAGATTGAGCCCCTGTGTCAATTTTGGCTTTGAGCTGATAGATCCCTAATTCCGGTAGATCAACATACTCCCGCCAGCCCAAGGTTTTCATGGCTCAAATCCCAGGTAGCCACGTGGGGTGATCAGCCAGTCGCCATAGAAGCGGGTCGTGCGGTTACCGATTAACACCAGGGTCAGCATGTCTACCGCCTCTAAACTTAGGTCTTTCAGAGTGGTGCGGGTAATTTGTTCTGAATCCCGATAGGCCGAGCGCACCAAAGCAACAGGGGTAGTCGGCTCTCGGTGCTGCAAAAAAATTTGTTGAGCAGCGGCTAGAGGTTCAAGGCGTGAGCGTGAGCGAGGATTGTAGAGGGCAGTAACAAAATCTGCCTGAGCCGCGGCCTCTAGACGCCGACGAATAGCCTCCCAAGGCGTGAGCAGATCGCTCAAGCTGATGGCACAGAAGTCTTGCATCAGGGGAGCACCCAACCGGGAGGCAGCTGACTGTAGAGCGCTGATGCCGGGAATAACTTCAACGGCAGGAGTTTTGCCATCCCAGCCTTGGGCGCGTAATTCTTCTAGCACTAACCCCGCCATGCCGTAGATGCCGCAGTCGCCAGAAGATACCACGGCAACACTCAAGCCCCACTGGGCAAGCTCAATCGCTCGTTCGGCCCGCGCTCGCTCTTGCGTGATGGGTAGAGCTTCAATGATTTGCCCCGGACGCAGCAGGGGCCGAATCAGTTCGATGTAGAGGCTGTAGCCAATCACAGCATCGGCCCGGACTAGGGCTGCTCGTGCCGCAGGCGTTACTTGCTCAAGGCTGCCCGGTCCAGTTCCGACTAATAGCAGCTCACCTGTACGACCGGTATATTCCTGGTGAGCCAAGGCAACGGCAACGGTTGCAGCTCCTGGCAGCCCTGCCTGGCGAATGACCTGTTTGGGCACGAGTAGAGTTCCGGCAGCTGCTAGTAAAGCTGCGGCCTCGGCAACACTCGGAGTGCCAACGGCAGCGGTTACGACCTCAGATGGGTTAGGCACGGCCACCTGGCTCAGTGCTTCGGCACTAAAGCAGCGTAGGGGCCAGCCCCGCTCGACACAAAGGGCTTGCAGTCCCATCTCATCGGCTTTAAGGTCCAGTGTTGCCACTCCCGCTACAGCCTGCGCGGCTAGCTGATGCGCGGTCAAGACTTGCTCGATGCCTTGCTCGATCACCTGTTGTGGGGTGCCGCGCTCACAACCAACTCCTAGCCAAAGCACGCGGGGATGCCACGCCGCCGCATGGTCTGATGGTTCGAACGCAGGCAACCGGTGGGTAATCCAAAGTTGAGCCTCCGTTTGGGTCCCATCCCAGACCAGCGAGTGCTCGGCTGGCAAAGCGGTACGCCAAAGTTGAGAGCCTGACTCCTGATGCACTGCTACGGGTTGGTGCCGGGCCAGTGCCGTGCTAACTGCCGACCAATCCGAGGTCGCGCCTCGTTGCCAACCCATCGGTTCGCCCAGAATGTCTAGACCCACCCGTCCAGCAGCATCGGAAGCGCCAGTCAAAACTGGCTGCGCTCCCAACCGCGCTGCGACCAACCGCGCCAGTTGATCGGCCCCACCCCGGTGGCCTCCACAGAGGCTGATCACAAATCGCCCTGCCTCATCCACCACAACGACTGCTGGATCACGGGTTTTATCTTGCAACAGGGGTGCAACTAATCGGACCACAGCTCCCGTTGCCAAGCAGAAGATCAGGGCTTGTTGACTCGGCCAGAGCGTTTGCAAATGAGCACTTAAAGCGCCGCTATAGGTGCGACAACCTGGAACTGTGGCCAGGGTATCAGGCTGCCAAAGCGTGACATCCGGTAGCAGTTGCTGGAGCAGGTGCAGACCCGCTGGGGTCACGGCAAACGCCGCTCTATCAGAAGGCAGAGAAATCAACGAGGTGGGTGTTTCAGTTCAAGGGTCGCACTAGTATAATGCCTGTTTCTCTGGTGTACTTGGGTGTTCTTGCGCATGGGAACGGTGCGCGCAGTCTACCTGCAGCTCACAGCTCTACTGCTGGTCATTGCTCTGCCTGTCTCGGCCCAGAGCCGTGATATTCAGCAACGTGCAGTTAATCTGGATGGGCGCGAGGTATTTGAGGTCAGTGCCTCCACTGATAACTTGCAGCAACGCGTCGAGAATATTGAAGAGAGCCTCAGCCAGGTGGTTGAGCAAGGCATTGAGCCCAACAAGCTCAACGTGACCCAGGCTACGGATCCAGACAGCGGTTTACCGGTGGTTCGAGTCAATGGTCAGTACCTGCTGACCGTTACGACCCTGGATGCCGAAAGTGAAGGCACCAGTCTGACTGCTCGTGCTAATCAAATCACTGACCGAGTTGAAACTGCACTCCGGCAGGCCTATCAGGAGCGGCAACCGCAGGTCTTGGTACAACGGGCGATTATCGCGGCTGGTCTGACGCTGCTAGCCTTGTTCAGCAGCTATATGCTGGAGCGATTGCGCAGGCGCGTTCAGGATAAGTTGAACCGCTGTGACGCGCAGATGCAGGAGACCAAGTCGCAACTTTACCCACTTGCCACTTCCCCAGTTTCCATTCGCGACGTTAATGAACCGGTCTCAGCCGATCGACAGCTCAGTCTCCAACTCAACTCCCAGGCTGGCTCTCAGGCAGATATTAATGTTGATGCGGTTGTTGCTCAAACGACTCTGCTGCAACATCGCCGCCGTCAACACTTAGTTCTGGACCTGACCTATTGGGCAATCCGTCTCGCCCAAGCCAGCGTTTGGTTGACTTGGTTACTGCTCACCACAGGTTTATTTCCTCAGACACGGACGGTACAACGGTTAGCTCTGGAAATTGCCCGAGGTCCAGCTATCCGTCTACTTGGCATCGGCATTGGTACTTACCTAAGCATGCGGGTCACCAGCACCATCACTGACCGAGCCTTTGATGCCATTCGCGAAGGTCGGCTGTTTGCCCCAGAGTCGTCTGCACGCCTGATCTTGCGTGTGAATACCTTTTCCAGTGCTGTCAAAGGCGTGCTCGCAGTTGTCGTTTCCGCCGTGGGCATCCTAGTTGCGCTCTCAACCTTAGGGGTTAATGTTGGACCGATTTTGGCTGGTGCTGGCATCTTAGGGGTTGCCGTCTCTTTGGGCTCGCAGAGCTTGATCAAGGACTACATCAACGGCTTTTTCATCTTGGTCGAAGACCAATATGGAGTCGGCGATGTGATTGCGGTAAATAGCATTAGTGGCTTAGTCGAAAACATGAACCTGCGCATTACACAGGTGCGCAACAGCGAGGGAACCTTGATTACGGTTCCAAATGGTGAAATTAAAGTTGTCGAGAACCTCTCTAACGGCTGGTCGCGAGTGGACTTGAGCATCCAAGTCGCCTACGGATCCGATGTCGATCAGGTGCTTGCTCTGATTAAGAACTTGGGCCAACAGATGTGGCAAGAGCAGCCCTGGTCACATCAGATTCTGGAAGAGCCTAGCGTCTTGGGGGTCGACGGTTTTGGCGACGATAGCATCACGATTCGGGTCTGGATTAAAACCATACCGCTCAAGCAGTGGGAGGTCGCTCGCGAGTTTCGTCGTCGCCTGAAGAACGCTTTTGAGGCGGAAGGCGTTAGCATTCCCTATCCTCGCCGCTCTCTATGGATTCGCAATCTACCGAGTGAGTTCTCGCTAGATGGCTCGCTGGATGGGGGCGGTCAGCATCAGCCTGAACGGTCCAATTCCCAATGGAAGACTTAAAGCAAATGAAAGACCTAAGGCGCTAGGCTGAAGATGGCCTTGGAAATATTCAGAATTTATGCCCCGTTCTGTGATCACCGCTGTGCTTGCTGTGCTGACTGCGTTGCTCTTAGTGGCATGCGGTGGACCCGGTTTCAGCAAGGCAACCGTCGCGCAGGCCCTGACCATTCAGTTACAGACGGCCACCCGTCAGCTCAATCAGCAATTGCATTTGCCCCCTGAAGGCAGTGGCCCAATCGAGGTGAGTGCAGTCAAGGTGACGGGGCGCGAACCGATTGAAGTAGCAGGCTTACCGGGTTACCGAGTCACTGGCACCTGCACATTGCATCTTAAGGTGCCAGGGCAGCAGGTCC includes the following:
- a CDS encoding mechanosensitive ion channel family protein, with the protein product MGTVRAVYLQLTALLLVIALPVSAQSRDIQQRAVNLDGREVFEVSASTDNLQQRVENIEESLSQVVEQGIEPNKLNVTQATDPDSGLPVVRVNGQYLLTVTTLDAESEGTSLTARANQITDRVETALRQAYQERQPQVLVQRAIIAAGLTLLALFSSYMLERLRRRVQDKLNRCDAQMQETKSQLYPLATSPVSIRDVNEPVSADRQLSLQLNSQAGSQADINVDAVVAQTTLLQHRRRQHLVLDLTYWAIRLAQASVWLTWLLLTTGLFPQTRTVQRLALEIARGPAIRLLGIGIGTYLSMRVTSTITDRAFDAIREGRLFAPESSARLILRVNTFSSAVKGVLAVVVSAVGILVALSTLGVNVGPILAGAGILGVAVSLGSQSLIKDYINGFFILVEDQYGVGDVIAVNSISGLVENMNLRITQVRNSEGTLITVPNGEIKVVENLSNGWSRVDLSIQVAYGSDVDQVLALIKNLGQQMWQEQPWSHQILEEPSVLGVDGFGDDSITIRVWIKTIPLKQWEVAREFRRRLKNAFEAEGVSIPYPRRSLWIRNLPSEFSLDGSLDGGGQHQPERSNSQWKT
- the cobJ gene encoding precorrin-3B C(17)-methyltransferase, producing MTPAGLHLLQQLLPDVTLWQPDTLATVPGCRTYSGALSAHLQTLWPSQQALIFCLATGAVVRLVAPLLQDKTRDPAVVVVDEAGRFVISLCGGHRGGADQLARLVAARLGAQPVLTGASDAAGRVGLDILGEPMGWQRGATSDWSAVSTALARHQPVAVHQESGSQLWRTALPAEHSLVWDGTQTEAQLWITHRLPAFEPSDHAAAWHPRVLWLGVGCERGTPQQVIEQGIEQVLTAHQLAAQAVAGVATLDLKADEMGLQALCVERGWPLRCFSAEALSQVAVPNPSEVVTAAVGTPSVAEAAALLAAAGTLLVPKQVIRQAGLPGAATVAVALAHQEYTGRTGELLLVGTGPGSLEQVTPAARAALVRADAVIGYSLYIELIRPLLRPGQIIEALPITQERARAERAIELAQWGLSVAVVSSGDCGIYGMAGLVLEELRAQGWDGKTPAVEVIPGISALQSAASRLGAPLMQDFCAISLSDLLTPWEAIRRRLEAAAQADFVTALYNPRSRSRLEPLAAAQQIFLQHREPTTPVALVRSAYRDSEQITRTTLKDLSLEAVDMLTLVLIGNRTTRFYGDWLITPRGYLGFEP
- a CDS encoding RimK/LysX family protein, whose amino-acid sequence is MKTLGWREYVDLPELGIYQLKAKIDTGAQSSSLHVSAVTVLDHDVGGREYIELTVPLASHDAPTLIARAWVSRYTWVKNTGGVRQKRRVIETLLCLGGECIVMPLTLSDRSAMSHRMILGRTALAGHFLVDVSCEFLISPIPVPNS